A genomic stretch from Asterias rubens chromosome 7, eAstRub1.3, whole genome shotgun sequence includes:
- the LOC117292316 gene encoding charged multivesicular body protein 6-A-like, whose amino-acid sequence MGGLFAKKSRVTEQDKAVLQLKQQRDQLKKYQRKIENNLSRERGVAKQLLKDGKKEKAKLLLKKKRYQEQVLTKTDNQLESLERLVQEIEFAQIEVQVVEGLKNGNDCLKKMHQMMSLDDVERIMQDTQDGIEYQREIDELLAGSLTDDDEAAILEELSQLTGVEETESQLDQLPDVPTDQLPEIEKEKKRRKEQDEDERVMVPAS is encoded by the exons ATGGGTGGCTTATTTGCGAAAAAGAGCAGAGTTACTGAGCAGGACAAAGCTGTGCTG cAACTGAAACAACAGAGAGATCAGTTGAAGAAATACCAGAGAAAGATCGAGAACAACTTATCGAGGGAAAGAGGAGTGGCCAAACAGCTGCTAAAAGATGGAAAGAAGGA GAAAGCCAAATTACTCTTGAAGAAAAAACGCTACCAGGAGCAGGTGCTGACCAAGACGGACAACCAACTGGAGAGTCTGGAACGGCTGGTTCAGGAGATCGAGTTTGCTCAGATTGAGGTGCAGGTCGTTGAGGGTCTGAAAAATGGCAATGACTGTCTCAAGAAGATGCACCAG ATGATGTCACTGGATGATGTGGAGAGAATAATGCAGGACACACAGGACGGAATCGAGTACCAGAGG GAGATTGATGAGTTGCTTGCTGGCAGCCTGACGGACGATGAcgaggcggccatcttggaagAACTCTCTCAGCTGACGGGAGTTGAGGAAACAGAGTCTCAGCTTGACCAATTACCAGATGTACCAACAGATCAACTTCCTGAAATTG AGAAAGAAAAGAAGAGACGGAAAGAACAAGATGAGGATGAGCGGGTTATGGTGCCAGCTTCATGA